In Nicotiana tabacum cultivar K326 chromosome 11, ASM71507v2, whole genome shotgun sequence, a single window of DNA contains:
- the LOC107794580 gene encoding uncharacterized protein LOC107794580, with amino-acid sequence MASLTVLLRHSGKWNDEGNYIDFSIEGILIKEYASFNDLVCSISNQLGIDLSTNTIKIQYNVEGNRTPMEIHNDMGYRVYVKLKKENREFGMYPLCITTMEKELISGYGLNQGDIVQIDEAVQMYDSDTDYTLAIELANSGEAIGVFELHKDLIISKTNQKEVMAGQVYKDKATLKEVMNNYAIAQRFQFRVDRSNAVSYALICISEDCDWRFKASSINKSELFKVREFNDNHTCPLKDKVYEQRQASSSLISGIIRTKLTNHKRKYTPRDIIDDVKSDLGVDVSYMLAWRAKEKAMNFLRGEPADSYKKLPGYLYTMDKTYPGSHIRMEKSSKNEFMYVYISLYAFIRGFDHCRPIVVVDESHLKSHYTGTFVSASTLDGAGHILPLAYGVIDLENDAAWTWFFEQFKIAYGVRENMCIVSDRNESIIKSVSRVYPDLPHCACIWHLWNNVYMKFKKSHAKLSEIYFSMAKAYTQTEFDSLMEKVEKVDIRVKECLELAGYEKWARLYAPVNRGWTMTSNIAESINAALVSARELPIYDFLEEVRKMFGRWNCSNRKEATQTYKTLGKKYQEMLELNETMCTRMTVVPSTEYLHTVNDGGRNYTVCLLERKYVCGRFQIDELSCPHAWAVLKSKFLMPEEYCSSYYKPSTIVMTYNVPVYPLPDKNDWNIPEHVAEEVVLPPKWKRPPGRPKNKRDKNLSELLLPKNQHSCSICGQGGHNKRTCRNAPRNK; translated from the exons ATGGCAAGCTTGACAGTTTTGTTGCGTCATTCTGGAAAGTGGAACGATGAGGGCAATTATATCGACTTTTCAATTGAGGGAATACTGATTAAGGAGTATGCTTCCTTTAATGATCTAGTTTGTTCAATTTCTAATCAACTGGGTATAGATTTGAGCACAAATACCATTAAAATACAATACAATGTTGAAGGCAATCGCACGCCAATGGAAATACACAATGATATGGGTTACAGAGTGTATGTAAAATtgaaaaaagagaacagagaatttGGGATGTATCCTCTGTGCATTACAACTATGGAAAAAGAGCTTATCTCTGGATATGGTTTAAATCAAGGCGACATTGTGCAGATAGACGAAGCAGTTCAAATGTACGATTCCGATACAGATTATACACTAGCTATAGAACTTGCCAATTCAGGAGAAGCGATTGGAGTGTTCGAACTCCACAAGGATTTGATAAtttcaaaaactaatcaaaagGAGGTTATGGCTGGACAAGTGTATAAGGATAAGGCTACATTGAAAGAGGTGATGAATAATTATGCTATAGCTCAAAGGTTTCAATTCCGTGTTGATCGGTCTAATGCTGTCAG CTATGCATTAATATGTATTTCAGAAGATTGTGATTGGAGGTTTAAGGCTTCAAGCATTAACAAATCGGAATTATTCAAGGTGAGAGAATTCAATGACAACCATACATGTCCGCTGAAGGATAAAGTGTACGAGCAGCGGCAAGCTAGTAGCAGCCTTATAAGTGGTATTATAAGGACAAAGCTTACAAACCATAAGAGGAAATACACTCCGAGGGACATTATTGATGACGTGAAATCAGATCTAGGTGTTGATGTTAGCTATATGTTGGCGTGGAGGGctaaagaaaaggcaatgaattTTCTTAGAGGTGAACCGGCTGATTCATACAAAAAATTACCAGGATACTTATATACAATGGATAAGACATATCCAGGTTCTCACATAAGAATGGAAAAATCGTCAAAGAATGAATTCATGTACGTGTATATATCATTGTATGCATTTATAAGGGGGTTTGATCATTGTAGACCAATTGTTGTAGTGGACGAAAGTCATCTAAAATCCCACTACACCGGGACATTCGTTTCTGCAAGCACGTTGGATGGGGCAG GTCATATATTGCCACTAGCATACGGTGTTATTGATTTAGAGAACGATGCTGCTTGGACgtggttctttgagcaattcaagatagCGTACGGTGTAAGGGAAAACATGTGCATTGTTTCGGATAGAAATGAGAGCATCATTAAATCTGTATCGAGAGTATATCCGGATTTACCGCATTGTGCTTGCATATGGCATCTATGGAATAACGTATACATGAAATTCAAAAAGAGTCATGCCAAGTTGAGTGAGATATACTTCTCGATGGCAAAAGCATACACACAAACTGAATTTGATAGTCTGATGGAGAAGGTTGAGAAGGTAGATATTAGGGTGAAAGAATGCTTAGAGTTAGCTGGTTACGAAAAGTGGGCTAGGTTGTATGCACCTGTTAACAGGGGATGGACAATGACGTCAAATATCGCTGAGTCAATCAATGCAGCACTAGTTTCAGCAAGGGAATTGCCAATATATGACTTCCTCGAAGAAGTTAGGAAGATGTTTGGTCGTTGGAATTGTAGTAACCGTAAAGAAGCTACTCAGACATACAAGACGCTTGGGAAAAAATACCAGGAAATGCTGGAGTTGAATGAGACCATGTGTACCCGTATGACT GTGGTACCATCAACTGAATACTTACATACTGTTAACGATGGTGGGAGGAATTACACAGTCTGTCTGCTCGAGAGAAAATATGTTTGTGGGAGATTCCAAATTGATGAATTGTCATGCCCACATGCCTGGGCTGTATTGAAGAGCAAGTTTTTAATGCCTGAAGAATATTGCTCTAGCTATTACAAGCCAAGTACAATTGTAATGACATACAATGTGCCAGTGTACCCGTTACCGGACAAAAATGACTGGAATATACCAGAGCATGTTGCAGAGGAGGTTGTACTACCACCCAAATGGAAAAGACCTCCTGGAAGGCCAAAGAATAAGCGTGACAAAAATTTAAGTGAATTGTTGTTGCCGAAaaatcaacattcatgtagcataTGTGGGCAGGGAGGACATAACAAGCGAACTTGTAGGAATGCTCCACGTAATAAATAG